The Thermoleophilaceae bacterium genome has a window encoding:
- a CDS encoding glycosyltransferase — protein MIVFGTSVTDSEAYELCALPGIRRASEPDSVVIAHHTAGSVFHNYNVLLDKAAEHEDLEALVLLHQDVEIADSDFPIKVREALRDPDVAILGCVGAVGVRSIAWWQGAVTWAAMTHRYPEYGGGDFPAMAWRPQEAPPYAATGEVDSLDGLVLVLSPWAVRELRFDESLGKLHGYDFDICMQAKAAGKKVVTVDFRVIHHHSLELINDPENWTQTYIRLVEKWQHLFPSNGADPGQHALRAEAEAACARALMVSHQMKHQAAYRQLERVKRELEITREELQAAKREVAAAKPEPPSETSSNGQGAAAVPGGMKLALDYAIEELAIESFASLEIGPACGQVAFYTIAKPGVREGALIDAGFARSGDSILSAVELAAEHPGMRVLEGTVSEPATVAELAQVDAILICDVLVRLVDPDWDELLERYAPATSAFVIANPQWDRGDETIRLIELGEEEYLKSVPPWPGTHGLFNRLDKWDSTQARRHRDGSTVFQWGITDADLVAKMSELGFSLDRDWTLNRPPHTDGFVNKAFVFRHQ, from the coding sequence ATGATCGTATTCGGCACCTCGGTAACGGACTCCGAGGCCTACGAGCTGTGCGCCCTGCCGGGCATCCGTCGCGCGAGTGAGCCCGACTCGGTTGTCATAGCCCACCACACGGCGGGTTCGGTGTTCCACAACTACAACGTGCTGCTCGACAAGGCGGCCGAGCACGAGGACCTCGAGGCATTGGTGCTGCTCCACCAGGACGTCGAGATCGCGGACTCCGACTTCCCGATAAAGGTCCGGGAAGCGCTCCGGGATCCGGACGTCGCGATCCTCGGCTGTGTCGGCGCCGTGGGGGTGCGCAGCATCGCGTGGTGGCAGGGCGCCGTTACCTGGGCGGCGATGACGCACCGATACCCGGAGTACGGCGGCGGCGATTTCCCGGCGATGGCATGGCGGCCGCAGGAGGCGCCCCCGTACGCCGCCACCGGCGAAGTGGACTCGCTCGACGGCCTCGTGCTGGTGCTGTCACCGTGGGCTGTCCGCGAGCTGCGCTTCGACGAGTCGCTGGGGAAGCTGCACGGCTACGACTTCGACATCTGCATGCAGGCGAAGGCCGCCGGCAAGAAGGTGGTGACCGTGGACTTCCGAGTGATCCACCACCACTCGCTCGAGCTGATCAACGACCCGGAAAACTGGACGCAGACCTACATCCGGCTCGTGGAGAAGTGGCAGCACCTGTTCCCGAGCAATGGCGCCGATCCCGGCCAGCACGCCCTGCGTGCCGAGGCCGAGGCGGCATGCGCGCGGGCGCTGATGGTCTCGCACCAGATGAAACATCAGGCGGCCTACCGACAGCTCGAACGGGTGAAGCGGGAGCTGGAGATCACCAGGGAGGAGCTCCAAGCGGCCAAGCGGGAAGTCGCGGCGGCCAAACCGGAGCCTCCGAGCGAAACGTCCTCCAACGGACAGGGTGCCGCCGCCGTGCCGGGAGGCATGAAACTCGCACTCGATTACGCGATCGAAGAGCTGGCGATTGAGTCGTTTGCGAGCCTGGAAATCGGGCCGGCATGCGGCCAGGTCGCGTTCTACACGATCGCCAAACCAGGTGTGCGCGAGGGCGCGCTCATCGATGCCGGATTCGCCCGCTCGGGCGATTCCATCCTGAGCGCCGTGGAGCTCGCTGCCGAGCATCCCGGGATGCGCGTCCTCGAGGGCACGGTCTCGGAACCGGCGACGGTGGCCGAACTCGCTCAGGTTGACGCGATCCTGATCTGCGACGTGCTCGTTCGCCTCGTCGACCCCGACTGGGACGAGCTGCTCGAGCGGTACGCGCCGGCCACATCGGCCTTCGTGATCGCCAACCCGCAGTGGGACCGCGGTGACGAGACGATCCGGCTCATCGAGCTTGGCGAGGAGGAGTACCTCAAGTCAGTCCCGCCCTGGCCTGGAACACACGGCTTGTTCAACCGACTGGACAAGTGGGATTCCACGCAGGCGCGGCGGCATCGGGACGGGAGCACCGTGTTCCAATGGGGCATCACCGACGCCGATCTCGTAGCCAAGATGTCCGAGCTCGGTTTTTCCCTGGATCGCGACTGGACGCTGAACCGGCCGCCCCATACGGACGGCTTTGTGAACAAGGCGTTCGTCTTCCGCCACCAGTAG
- a CDS encoding TylF/MycF/NovP-related O-methyltransferase: MSTPSDPQAVDPMRAADAPKKRHETEESLRAHNVKRKSAREIRAARPRPELERMRVAYLELLKLAVCDLAGARTLSVSRTGDTRRRDSQVKSWELDPDQLSLRVMGSDWPFSGLSMVGLERLDDLQACIESVVADGVEGDVIETGAWRGGASILARATLDSLGADDRTVWVADSFQGLPAPDPGAFPEDEDLDLSYVEFLSVPVDEVRSHFARFGCDQGVEFVEGFFDQTLPTLRGHRWSVVRLDGDTYEATWAALDSLYPGLSAGGYLIVDDYKLIRECRGAVDDYRAEHGITEPIEEIDWNGVRWRRESAPDAGPQPEPAPRQVPRPSRDDDAQNARPHIPTERELELERELRALRERLGVEEDEQQA, from the coding sequence GTGAGCACTCCCAGCGATCCGCAGGCGGTCGACCCCATGCGCGCGGCCGACGCGCCCAAGAAGCGGCACGAGACCGAGGAGTCGCTGCGGGCGCACAACGTCAAGCGAAAGAGCGCCCGAGAGATCCGGGCCGCCCGGCCGCGACCCGAGCTGGAGCGAATGCGCGTGGCCTATCTCGAGCTCCTGAAGCTTGCGGTGTGCGACCTTGCCGGAGCACGCACGCTGTCGGTGAGCCGAACCGGCGACACGCGGCGCCGGGACAGCCAGGTGAAATCCTGGGAGCTCGACCCGGACCAGCTGAGCCTGCGCGTGATGGGCTCGGACTGGCCGTTCAGCGGGCTGTCGATGGTGGGCCTCGAGCGCCTCGACGACCTTCAGGCCTGCATCGAGTCCGTGGTGGCCGATGGAGTCGAGGGGGATGTGATCGAGACCGGAGCATGGCGCGGCGGAGCGTCGATCCTGGCCCGGGCGACGCTCGACTCGCTGGGCGCCGACGACCGCACCGTGTGGGTGGCGGATTCGTTCCAGGGACTGCCGGCGCCGGATCCAGGTGCGTTCCCGGAGGATGAGGACCTCGACCTGAGCTACGTCGAGTTCCTCTCCGTCCCGGTGGATGAGGTCCGCAGTCACTTCGCGCGCTTCGGGTGCGATCAGGGCGTCGAGTTCGTGGAGGGCTTCTTCGATCAGACCCTCCCGACGCTCCGCGGGCACCGCTGGTCAGTGGTCCGCCTGGACGGCGATACCTACGAGGCCACCTGGGCGGCATTGGATTCGCTCTATCCCGGTCTCTCGGCGGGCGGGTATCTGATCGTGGACGACTACAAGCTGATCAGGGAGTGCCGCGGCGCGGTGGATGACTATCGCGCCGAGCACGGGATCACAGAGCCGATCGAGGAGATCGACTGGAACGGCGTGCGCTGGCGCCGTGAGAGCGCGCCGGATGCCGGCCCGCAGCCGGAGCCCGCACCGCGCCAGGTACCCCGCCCGAGCCGCGACGACGACGCGCAGAATGCGCGGCCACACATTCCGACGGAACGCGAGCTCGAGCTCGAGCGCGAGCTGCGCGCGCTTCGCGAGCGGCTCGGCGTCGAGGAGGACGAGCAGCAGGCATGA
- a CDS encoding glycosyltransferase: MSGVRNGAAEEEGLVVALGRALPPVLPVGHATAVFCMGTCFHRQRAVTDLAIVANGARHRPDAWGMPRLDRFEEDPRAYRSGFWATIPIPAQERPGQVELTVEARLEGGSTACARIGTIAVVPRQEPARDARLPEAGARALIAICMATYNPDAELFRIQIESIRGQTDRDWICLISDDCSEANPFEAIRNTVEGDPRFVVSRADRRQGFYRNFERALNMAPADAELVALSDQDDRWYPDKLEALRAAIGPAQLAYSDLRRVDEHGEVRAETLWKGRRRNDTNLASLLISNSIPGAACLFRRQTIERSLPFPDGPGWDFHDHWLAVVALALGDIAYVDRPLYDYVQHPRAVLGRVASGQEPPRPLDSFDRWRAAYFSLYLQREFLARVLLARCDAELTSRKRRALRLFIDATRSPLAFAWLAGRSARALVGRNDTLRVEEVLAKGIVWRHLIALSAGRREQPGRFTRDARMPPVNPGAVEQRQRRWLAP, encoded by the coding sequence GTGAGCGGCGTCCGCAATGGCGCAGCGGAGGAGGAGGGGCTCGTGGTTGCTCTCGGCAGGGCGCTGCCCCCAGTGCTTCCGGTGGGCCACGCAACAGCGGTTTTCTGCATGGGCACCTGCTTCCATCGCCAGCGCGCCGTCACCGACCTCGCCATCGTCGCGAACGGGGCGCGCCACCGACCGGACGCGTGGGGGATGCCGCGTCTCGACCGCTTCGAGGAGGACCCGCGTGCCTATCGGAGTGGTTTCTGGGCCACGATCCCGATACCGGCCCAGGAACGGCCCGGGCAGGTCGAGCTCACCGTGGAGGCGCGGCTCGAGGGCGGCTCGACGGCCTGCGCACGAATCGGGACGATTGCGGTGGTGCCGCGCCAGGAGCCGGCACGTGACGCTCGCCTGCCCGAAGCGGGCGCGAGGGCTCTGATCGCCATCTGCATGGCCACGTACAACCCGGACGCAGAGCTCTTCCGGATTCAGATCGAGTCGATCAGGGGGCAGACCGACCGGGATTGGATCTGCCTGATCAGCGACGACTGCTCGGAGGCAAATCCCTTCGAGGCCATACGCAACACCGTCGAAGGCGATCCGCGCTTCGTGGTCTCGCGCGCGGACAGGCGCCAGGGCTTCTACCGGAACTTCGAGCGTGCTCTGAACATGGCTCCGGCGGATGCGGAGCTCGTGGCACTGAGCGACCAGGACGATCGCTGGTACCCCGACAAGCTCGAGGCGCTGAGGGCCGCGATCGGACCCGCGCAGCTCGCCTACAGCGATCTTCGGCGCGTCGACGAGCACGGCGAGGTCCGTGCCGAGACGCTGTGGAAGGGGCGCCGCAGGAACGACACGAACCTCGCCTCCCTGCTGATCTCGAACTCGATCCCGGGCGCAGCCTGCCTCTTCCGCCGGCAGACGATCGAGCGTTCACTGCCGTTTCCGGACGGGCCCGGCTGGGACTTCCACGATCACTGGCTCGCCGTCGTCGCGCTCGCGCTCGGCGACATCGCCTACGTCGATCGCCCGCTCTACGACTACGTCCAGCATCCGCGCGCCGTGCTCGGTCGCGTGGCCTCGGGCCAGGAGCCGCCGAGACCGCTCGATAGCTTCGACCGCTGGCGCGCCGCCTACTTCAGCCTCTATCTCCAGCGGGAGTTCCTCGCCCGGGTCCTCCTCGCGCGCTGCGATGCCGAGCTGACTTCGCGCAAGCGCCGCGCGCTGCGCCTCTTCATCGACGCCACTCGTTCTCCGCTGGCTTTCGCGTGGCTCGCGGGGCGGTCGGCGCGGGCGCTCGTGGGCCGCAACGACACGCTCAGAGTGGAGGAGGTGCTGGCCAAGGGAATCGTCTGGCGCCACCTGATCGCGCTGAGCGCCGGACGGCGAGAGCAGCCAGGCCGATTCACGCGCGACGCGAGAATGCCCCCCGTGAATCCGGGGGCCGTGGAACAGCGGCAGCGACGCTGGCTCGCGCCTTAA
- a CDS encoding class I SAM-dependent methyltransferase translates to MEGSEARDVALLGEHLRESLERLPGPAYYNVLRWIHRILEPANYVEIGVHKGVSLVQACDGTPTIGIDPAPDVDREVPDATIYELTSDDFFARHDLNALLGGPVELAFIDGLHLFEQVLRDFVNLERHSAPDAVILLHDCVPLDETTASRERTTDFYSGDVWKATLALRRARPDLDMAIVPTAPTGLCLVRGLDASGEQLERELPAIVDSYMDLGFDYYLAHRDEMPGQITNDENAVRDWLRPAAAG, encoded by the coding sequence ATGGAAGGAAGCGAAGCACGCGACGTGGCGCTCCTTGGGGAGCACCTCCGGGAATCCCTGGAGCGCTTGCCAGGTCCCGCCTACTACAACGTGCTGAGGTGGATCCACCGGATCCTCGAGCCAGCGAATTACGTGGAGATCGGCGTTCACAAGGGCGTCTCGCTGGTGCAGGCGTGCGATGGGACGCCCACGATCGGTATCGATCCGGCGCCTGACGTCGACCGGGAGGTTCCAGACGCCACGATCTATGAGCTGACGAGCGACGACTTCTTTGCCCGCCACGACCTGAACGCGCTGCTCGGCGGCCCCGTGGAGCTGGCGTTCATCGATGGCCTGCATCTGTTCGAGCAGGTCTTGCGTGACTTCGTGAACCTCGAGAGGCATTCCGCGCCGGACGCGGTGATTCTCCTGCACGACTGCGTGCCACTCGACGAGACGACGGCGAGCCGCGAGCGAACGACCGACTTCTACTCCGGCGACGTGTGGAAGGCCACGCTCGCGCTCAGGCGTGCGCGGCCGGACCTCGACATGGCGATCGTGCCCACGGCCCCCACGGGCCTGTGCCTGGTACGGGGGCTGGATGCCTCAGGTGAGCAGCTCGAGCGGGAGCTGCCGGCGATCGTGGACTCGTACATGGACCTCGGCTTCGATTACTACCTGGCGCACAGGGATGAGATGCCGGGGCAGATCACGAACGACGAGAATGCGGTCAGGGACTGGCTGAGGCCGGCGGCTGCCGGTTAA
- a CDS encoding sulfotransferase: MSDAGLSFDDDAFEARLVWIFGSTRSGSTWLLRLLCHPLTLQPQDGLGFSLPAEAGVAPPADVLPVDEFLLGHHLAPQVGDPTKAPDGRYVAATVNSFWSPHAHYMLSSHFEDIWRPELRRLVLVRLHAIVDRAARRFPVGDDPAVVIKDVGVSHAANSTMSLLPRSRFLFLVRDGRDVIDSLMHAAQPGSWFARVAKPLITSTDDRLDFLRRKAIDWACWTDSCLAAWDAHAPDLRRMVRYEELLADPVGQLRSLCRWIGVDRDERALEATVGANAFGTNEPTGPTEFARAATPGLWRQNLSSDEQHAANEIMGNALARLGYLV; encoded by the coding sequence ATGAGCGACGCCGGCTTGAGCTTTGACGACGACGCCTTCGAGGCGCGTCTGGTCTGGATCTTCGGTTCCACCCGGAGCGGAAGCACGTGGCTGCTGCGACTGCTCTGCCACCCACTCACGTTGCAGCCACAGGACGGGCTGGGATTCAGCCTGCCCGCGGAGGCCGGTGTTGCACCGCCGGCGGACGTGCTTCCGGTGGACGAGTTCCTCCTCGGCCACCATCTTGCGCCTCAAGTGGGCGACCCCACGAAGGCACCGGATGGGCGGTACGTGGCGGCGACCGTCAACTCCTTCTGGTCCCCCCACGCGCATTACATGCTGTCCAGCCACTTCGAGGACATCTGGCGGCCGGAGCTCCGGCGCCTCGTGCTGGTTCGTCTCCACGCGATCGTCGACCGAGCCGCGCGCCGGTTCCCGGTGGGCGACGATCCGGCCGTGGTGATCAAGGACGTGGGCGTCTCCCACGCGGCCAACAGCACCATGTCGCTGCTGCCGCGGTCGCGCTTTCTCTTCCTCGTCAGGGATGGACGCGACGTGATCGACTCGCTGATGCACGCCGCGCAGCCCGGCTCCTGGTTCGCTCGGGTCGCGAAGCCCTTGATCACGTCCACGGACGATCGGCTTGACTTCCTTCGCAGGAAGGCGATCGACTGGGCGTGCTGGACGGACTCGTGCCTCGCAGCGTGGGACGCTCATGCGCCGGATCTTCGGCGAATGGTCCGGTATGAGGAGCTGCTCGCCGACCCTGTGGGGCAGCTCCGCTCGCTCTGCCGCTGGATTGGCGTCGACCGCGACGAGCGAGCGCTGGAGGCGACAGTTGGCGCGAACGCGTTTGGGACCAACGAGCCAACCGGTCCAACCGAGTTCGCTCGGGCCGCGACTCCCGGGCTGTGGCGGCAGAACCTTTCGTCCGATGAGCAGCACGCAGCCAACGAGATCATGGGCAATGCACTCGCCAGGCTGGGCTATTTGGTTTAG
- a CDS encoding CmcI family methyltransferase, which translates to MESEQLTSEPSLARNGNDADAAARATRRYLDLLSDVLLDEHYLENEVRIDHLLECAGTGRAPNPKILADPSRYKPLALRELREARRTGSPAKGTGTLHNLAYATLGRVRLDHLETCLEAIRADGVEGDLVECGSGRAGAAIFMRGFVEAHELAGPRVWAIDRWGGGGTGGADRPTFVADLNAVREGFARFGLLDERVAFAQGALATAVGEVSADAIALLRIDSGDPEDVKAVLDALYDRVRPGGFVVIDGYGEADCRAAVDRFRAEHGVLDPLERVDWSAATWRKTAEPQPVRASNGAVRAARKTATKDLAVIVVTYNMRREASRTLHSLSRSYQRGIDHLDYEVIVVDNGSRPEERLGEEFVRSFGPHFRYIELGADSAPSPAHAINRGIAASDASAVAIMIDGAHVLTPGVLRFGTLALSTYEPAVAVTKQWYLGPGQQPQTVAAGYDKDYEDRLFAQIDWPADGYRLFDVGHFIGNRDWFDGDWESNCIFVPRSLIEQAGGMDESFSVPGGGFVNLDFFERMVGTPGATVVTILGEGSFHQLHGGTTTNEVEPDDLIRSYDDQYEALRGRRFQVPTPRTHFIGGMPDRARRTRPRHMANFRDFKGAHVGARGTRPSRPVPVPQDLKLEFIDAFWRSGEWHNTQWLGRAVHRAPTDLFAYQELVFRLRPDWIVETRTGSGGRALFLASICDLAGEGQVLSIDGNSLATPPEHPRIKYLHGNAAAPQTAAQARDIVGESPNALVILGGGSNVQVLDAFRNYAPFVPVGSYVVVEDTILQGNPVWTDFGPGPAASVQAILKEGDFVPDYSLERFGLTFNTGGYLRRVR; encoded by the coding sequence GTGGAGAGCGAACAGCTAACGAGCGAGCCCTCGCTCGCGCGGAATGGCAATGATGCGGATGCAGCGGCGCGCGCTACGCGCCGCTATCTGGACCTGCTCAGCGACGTACTGCTCGACGAGCACTACCTCGAGAACGAGGTGCGCATCGATCACCTGCTCGAGTGCGCAGGCACCGGACGGGCGCCGAATCCGAAGATCCTGGCCGACCCGAGTCGCTATAAGCCGCTCGCCCTACGCGAGCTCAGGGAAGCGCGCCGGACGGGCAGCCCGGCGAAGGGCACGGGCACCTTGCACAATCTCGCGTACGCGACCCTCGGCCGGGTTCGTCTCGACCATCTCGAGACGTGCCTCGAGGCGATCCGCGCCGACGGGGTCGAGGGTGATCTCGTGGAGTGCGGCAGCGGCCGAGCCGGAGCGGCGATTTTCATGCGCGGCTTCGTGGAGGCTCATGAGCTGGCCGGGCCGCGGGTGTGGGCCATCGATCGCTGGGGCGGCGGAGGCACCGGCGGCGCTGACAGGCCAACGTTCGTGGCCGACCTGAACGCGGTCAGGGAGGGCTTTGCGCGCTTCGGCCTGCTCGATGAGCGCGTGGCGTTCGCGCAGGGCGCGCTCGCCACAGCCGTTGGCGAGGTCTCTGCGGATGCGATCGCGCTCCTTCGGATCGACAGCGGAGATCCCGAGGACGTGAAAGCCGTGCTCGACGCTCTCTACGACCGAGTGAGGCCCGGCGGTTTCGTGGTGATCGACGGATATGGCGAGGCGGACTGCCGCGCCGCGGTCGACCGCTTCCGCGCCGAGCACGGCGTGCTCGATCCGCTCGAGCGCGTGGACTGGAGCGCCGCGACCTGGCGAAAGACGGCCGAGCCGCAGCCCGTGCGGGCTTCGAACGGCGCCGTCCGCGCCGCTCGAAAGACAGCGACGAAGGACCTCGCCGTGATCGTCGTGACGTACAACATGCGCCGCGAGGCCTCGAGAACGCTCCATTCGCTGTCTCGGAGCTACCAGCGCGGAATTGATCACCTCGACTACGAGGTGATCGTGGTCGACAACGGCTCGCGGCCCGAGGAGCGGCTGGGGGAGGAGTTCGTTCGCAGCTTCGGCCCGCATTTCCGCTACATCGAGCTGGGAGCCGATTCGGCGCCGTCGCCCGCGCATGCGATCAACCGGGGCATCGCGGCATCCGATGCGAGCGCCGTCGCGATCATGATCGATGGCGCTCACGTGCTCACGCCCGGCGTCCTCCGCTTTGGGACGCTCGCGCTGTCCACCTACGAGCCGGCGGTGGCGGTCACGAAGCAGTGGTATCTCGGGCCGGGCCAGCAGCCCCAGACGGTCGCGGCGGGTTACGACAAGGACTACGAGGACCGCCTGTTCGCCCAGATCGACTGGCCGGCCGACGGGTACCGGCTCTTTGACGTCGGTCACTTCATCGGCAACCGCGACTGGTTCGACGGCGATTGGGAGAGCAACTGCATCTTCGTGCCGCGCTCGCTGATCGAGCAGGCGGGCGGGATGGACGAGAGCTTCTCGGTGCCCGGAGGCGGCTTCGTGAACCTCGACTTCTTCGAGCGGATGGTGGGCACGCCCGGGGCCACGGTGGTGACGATCCTCGGCGAGGGTTCGTTCCACCAGCTTCACGGAGGGACGACCACGAACGAGGTCGAGCCCGACGACCTGATCAGGTCCTATGACGACCAGTACGAGGCGCTGAGAGGACGGCGCTTTCAGGTGCCCACACCGCGGACGCACTTCATCGGCGGTATGCCGGACAGAGCCCGCCGCACAAGACCGCGCCACATGGCCAACTTCCGGGACTTCAAAGGCGCCCACGTGGGAGCGAGGGGCACGCGGCCGTCCCGCCCGGTGCCAGTGCCCCAGGATCTCAAGCTGGAGTTCATCGACGCCTTCTGGCGCAGCGGCGAGTGGCACAACACTCAATGGCTCGGCAGGGCGGTGCACAGGGCACCCACCGACCTGTTTGCCTACCAGGAACTCGTCTTCCGGCTGAGGCCGGACTGGATCGTGGAGACCCGCACGGGCAGCGGCGGCCGTGCTCTGTTTCTCGCATCGATCTGCGATCTCGCGGGCGAGGGCCAGGTGCTCTCGATCGACGGCAATTCGCTCGCGACTCCTCCAGAGCACCCGCGGATCAAGTACCTGCACGGAAACGCGGCCGCCCCGCAAACCGCCGCACAGGCGCGGGACATCGTGGGGGAGAGCCCGAACGCACTCGTGATCCTGGGCGGCGGCTCGAACGTCCAGGTGCTCGATGCCTTCCGCAACTACGCCCCGTTCGTGCCCGTGGGGTCGTACGTCGTGGTCGAGGACACGATCCTGCAGGGCAACCCCGTGTGGACCGACTTCGGGCCGGGCCCGGCGGCCTCGGTTCAAGCGATCCTGAAGGAGGGCGATTTCGTTCCCGACTATTCACTCGAGCGCTTCGGGCTGACCTTCAACACGGGTGGCTACCTGAGGCGTGTGCGGTAG